In Deinococcus aquiradiocola, one genomic interval encodes:
- a CDS encoding glucose-1-phosphate thymidylyltransferase, with amino-acid sequence MKAIIPAAGFGTRMRPLTFTRPKPVLNVAGKPIIVHAIETLQAAGITEIGIVVSDVTRPAVQQATEDLPGVTLEFLEQSEMLGLGHAVLMGREWVGEDDVCVYLGDNLFQNGVGAYVDLFVRERPSAVIGLVEVENPRAFGVAELDGQRIVRLVEKPQNPPSNLAVAGVYCFSSRIFDQLASLKPSARGEYEITDAIQGLIDDGQTVLGQTVEGWWKDTGQPRDLIEANHLLLERLEDARLGTVEDSRLTGPVALAATARVTNCKIVGPAMIGEGVVIENAYIGPFTSIGAGSVIRNSEVEHSVIEQECVIEDVETRLQDCLIGLRAVVRGGRRIPKTLKLTLSDASIVELT; translated from the coding sequence ATGAAAGCGATCATTCCTGCCGCTGGTTTCGGAACCCGGATGCGGCCCCTGACCTTTACGCGGCCCAAGCCCGTCCTGAACGTGGCGGGGAAACCCATCATCGTGCATGCCATCGAGACGCTGCAGGCGGCGGGCATCACGGAAATCGGCATCGTGGTGTCGGATGTGACGCGTCCGGCGGTACAGCAGGCGACGGAGGACCTGCCGGGCGTCACGCTGGAGTTCCTGGAGCAGTCGGAGATGCTGGGCCTGGGGCACGCGGTCCTGATGGGGCGCGAGTGGGTGGGCGAGGACGACGTGTGCGTGTACCTGGGCGACAACCTCTTCCAGAACGGTGTGGGGGCGTACGTGGACCTGTTCGTGCGGGAGCGGCCGTCGGCGGTGATCGGGCTGGTGGAGGTGGAGAACCCCAGGGCCTTCGGCGTGGCGGAGCTGGACGGGCAGAGGATCGTGCGACTGGTGGAGAAGCCGCAGAACCCGCCGTCGAATCTGGCGGTGGCGGGCGTGTACTGCTTCTCGAGCCGGATCTTCGATCAGCTGGCGTCGCTGAAGCCGTCGGCGCGTGGGGAGTACGAGATCACGGACGCGATTCAGGGCCTGATCGACGACGGGCAGACGGTGCTGGGGCAGACGGTGGAGGGCTGGTGGAAGGACACGGGGCAGCCGCGTGACCTGATCGAGGCGAATCATCTGCTGCTGGAGCGGCTGGAAGACGCGCGTCTGGGGACGGTGGAGGACTCGCGCCTGACCGGTCCGGTGGCGCTGGCGGCGACGGCGCGCGTCACGAACTGCAAGATCGTGGGGCCTGCCATGATCGGTGAGGGTGTGGTGATCGAGAACGCGTATATCGGGCCGTTCACGAGCATCGGTGCGGGCAGCGTGATCCGGAACTCGGAGGTGGAGCACAGCGTGATCGAGCAGGAGTGCGTGATCGAGGACGTGGAGACGCGCCTGCAGGACTGCCTGATCGGGTTGCGGGCCGTGGTGCGGGGCGGGCGGCGCATTCCGAAGACGTTGAAGCTGACGCTGTCGGACGCGAGCATCGTCGAGCTGACCTGA
- a CDS encoding DdrH has translation MSNPYAEWFEQLRAEYGEQLRQMPLPEGLPEHLHALVLAQDEDAITLMLKLAWQFGAQAGFAAGQSQDRTPTPPRRSTVQA, from the coding sequence ATGTCGAATCCCTATGCCGAGTGGTTTGAACAGCTGCGGGCGGAGTACGGCGAGCAGCTGCGCCAGATGCCGCTGCCCGAGGGCCTGCCGGAGCACCTGCACGCGCTGGTGCTCGCGCAGGACGAGGACGCCATCACCCTGATGCTGAAACTCGCGTGGCAGTTCGGCGCGCAGGCGGGCTTCGCGGCCGGGCAGAGTCAGGACCGCACCCCCACCCCCCCTCGCCGCAGCACCGTTCAGGCCTGA
- a CDS encoding HD domain-containing protein: MRQHEIKDPIHGFVRLSQPERLLLDSAPVQRLRHIHQLAYSGHVYPGATHRRFEHSLGVMHLAGLAFDALLRNAERWAGAAALPSGLDLPYWRRVLRAAALLHDVGHLPFSHAAEDLLPDGQSHEDLSGRLIVSAFLDAPLAALEVDPHDVALVAVGAHGGAGREPEAEAGWLAALSSLVTGDAFGADRIDYLLRDAYHSGAVLGTFDAARLVDRLVLLRGPAGLEVGLHGGALQAAEALLTTRDALYEGLYFHPVRRIYDHHLGMFLRDALGTPLLPQGEAGGFSGRLERHLALTDNEVFAAIRLANLDPGLPGHRWARRLERREHYRLLYRSRQQPGAPLARQIAVAARERFGPAQVVYDPVERRPGRLDFPLLGRGGVESAQASSRLLRDLPPVSAEYVFIAPEVRDEARLWLRDELRDAGTR, encoded by the coding sequence ATGCGGCAGCACGAGATCAAGGACCCCATTCACGGCTTCGTGCGCCTCTCGCAGCCGGAACGCCTGCTGCTCGACAGCGCGCCCGTGCAGCGCCTGAGGCACATTCACCAGCTGGCGTACAGCGGTCACGTGTATCCCGGCGCGACGCACCGGCGCTTCGAGCACTCGCTGGGCGTGATGCACCTCGCGGGGCTCGCCTTCGACGCCCTGCTGCGCAACGCGGAACGCTGGGCGGGTGCGGCGGCGCTGCCGTCCGGCCTGGACCTCCCGTACTGGCGGCGGGTGCTGCGGGCGGCGGCGCTGCTGCACGACGTGGGGCACCTGCCGTTCAGTCACGCGGCGGAGGACCTGCTGCCGGACGGGCAGTCGCACGAGGACCTGAGCGGTCGCCTGATCGTGTCGGCGTTTCTGGACGCGCCGCTCGCGGCCCTGGAGGTCGATCCGCACGACGTGGCGCTCGTCGCGGTCGGCGCGCACGGGGGGGCGGGGCGGGAACCGGAGGCCGAGGCGGGCTGGCTGGCGGCCCTGTCGAGCCTGGTGACGGGCGACGCGTTCGGCGCGGACCGCATCGATTACCTGCTGCGGGACGCGTACCACAGCGGCGCGGTGCTCGGCACCTTCGACGCGGCGCGGCTGGTGGACCGGCTGGTGCTGCTGCGCGGCCCGGCGGGCCTGGAAGTGGGCCTGCACGGCGGGGCGCTGCAGGCGGCCGAGGCGCTCCTCACGACGCGCGACGCGCTGTACGAGGGGCTGTACTTTCACCCGGTGCGGCGCATCTACGATCATCACCTAGGGATGTTCCTGCGCGACGCGCTCGGCACGCCGCTCCTCCCGCAGGGCGAGGCGGGCGGCTTCTCCGGGCGACTGGAGCGTCACCTGGCGCTCACGGACAACGAGGTGTTCGCCGCGATCCGGCTCGCGAACCTGGACCCGGGCCTGCCGGGGCACCGCTGGGCACGGCGGCTGGAGCGGCGGGAGCATTACCGGCTGCTGTACCGTTCGCGGCAGCAGCCGGGCGCGCCGCTCGCGCGGCAGATCGCGGTCGCGGCGCGCGAGCGGTTCGGTCCGGCGCAGGTGGTGTACGACCCGGTCGAGCGGCGGCCCGGACGGCTGGACTTCCCGCTGCTGGGCCGCGGCGGGGTGGAGTCCGCCCAGGCGTCGTCGAGGCTGCTGCGGGACCTGCCGCCCGTGAGTGCCGAGTACGTGTTCATCGCGCCGGAAGTGCGGGACGAGGCGCGGCTGTGGCTGCGGGACGAACTGCGGGACGCCGGGACCCGCTGA
- a CDS encoding type I phosphomannose isomerase catalytic subunit has product MPTLPRLLPLTPQFRERVWGGELLHPSSSGMPIGEAWIAYGESVVTAGPRAGLTVDDLLREDRAALLGTRGAAQGGFPLLIKLLDCADWLSVQVHPNDRQAESMVGPGERGKTEAWHMLRAAPDAEILAGVQDGTTRDALAHSIRSGSVLDVAERHRVEAGDTVFIPAGTLHALGPGLLLYEVQQSSDTTYRVYDWDRPASAGRALHLEESVAVTDPALRGDLRPASVTHGQGTLTSSAYFELTGLRLMAGHAYTDDTAGQSVQIVTVTEGEADLVSGDERLTLPQYATALVTGAAGTFTLTATGDTRVLISTLPE; this is encoded by the coding sequence ATGCCGACCCTTCCCAGACTGCTGCCCCTCACGCCCCAGTTCCGCGAACGCGTCTGGGGCGGTGAACTCCTGCACCCCTCCTCCAGCGGCATGCCGATCGGGGAAGCGTGGATCGCGTACGGCGAGAGCGTCGTCACGGCCGGACCGCGCGCGGGCCTCACGGTGGACGACCTGCTGCGCGAGGACCGCGCGGCGCTGCTCGGCACGCGCGGCGCGGCGCAGGGCGGTTTCCCGCTCCTCATCAAGCTGCTCGACTGCGCCGACTGGCTGAGCGTCCAGGTGCACCCGAACGACCGGCAGGCGGAGAGCATGGTCGGCCCCGGCGAGCGCGGCAAGACCGAGGCGTGGCACATGCTGCGCGCCGCGCCGGACGCCGAGATCCTCGCGGGCGTGCAGGACGGCACCACCCGCGACGCGCTGGCGCACTCCATCCGCAGCGGCTCGGTCCTCGACGTCGCCGAACGCCACCGGGTCGAGGCGGGCGACACCGTCTTCATTCCCGCCGGGACACTGCACGCCCTCGGGCCGGGCCTGCTGCTGTACGAGGTGCAGCAGAGCAGCGACACCACATACCGCGTGTACGACTGGGACCGCCCCGCCAGCGCCGGCCGCGCCCTGCACCTGGAGGAATCCGTCGCCGTGACCGACCCCGCCCTGCGCGGCGACCTGCGCCCCGCCAGCGTCACGCACGGCCAGGGCACCCTCACGAGCAGCGCGTACTTCGAGCTGACCGGCCTGCGCCTCATGGCCGGTCACGCCTACACGGACGACACGGCCGGGCAGAGCGTGCAGATCGTGACCGTCACCGAAGGAGAGGCGGACCTCGTGAGCGGCGACGAGCGCCTCACGCTGCCGCAGTACGCCACGGCCCTCGTGACCGGCGCGGCCGGCACCTTCACGCTCACCGCGACCGGCGACACGCGCGTCCTGATCTCCACCCTGCCCGAATGA
- a CDS encoding TrkH family potassium uptake protein gives MSRPVRRPLLSRVTPPQLIALSFALAILIGGALLSLPGMVRPGQALGPLDALFMATSALCVTGLSVVDLPRTLTLTGQCVLLLLIQLGGLGIVTLGTLFALLARRRIAFSQRVLLAQQISALNVGGVLGLLRSILLYTAVIEASGTALLALRFVPEFGWGQGLYYSVYHAVMAFNNAGFTLLPQGLTPYVADPLVSVVVPVLVILGGTGFLVQANILGHLRDRRRQHLLVHSRIVLSVMAVLLVGGTALFALLEWSNPRTLGPLGVGAKVLASFFHSVSPRTAGFNTLDYELMRPATLFLTILLMFIGANPGSTGGGIKTSTAFVMLGSAWNMVRGRGELIAFRRRLDQETVLRALSVTLLSTVIVGVALMLMLALNSDPRLDFLHLTFETVSAFATAGLSMNATPDTNAAQRVLLLLLMYVGRIGPLTFAVAFNSSVRVRDVNYPPERDILVG, from the coding sequence ATGAGCCGCCCTGTGAGAAGACCCCTGCTGTCCCGCGTCACGCCGCCCCAGCTCATCGCGCTGTCGTTCGCGCTGGCCATCCTGATCGGCGGGGCGCTCCTGAGCCTGCCGGGCATGGTGCGGCCCGGTCAGGCGCTCGGGCCGCTGGACGCGCTGTTCATGGCCACGAGCGCCCTGTGCGTGACGGGCCTGTCGGTGGTGGACCTGCCGCGCACCCTGACGCTCACCGGGCAGTGCGTGCTGCTGCTGCTCATTCAGCTGGGCGGGCTGGGCATCGTGACGCTCGGGACGCTGTTCGCGCTGCTGGCGCGGCGGCGCATCGCGTTCTCGCAGCGGGTGCTGCTCGCGCAGCAGATCAGTGCCCTGAACGTGGGCGGCGTGCTGGGCCTGCTGCGCAGCATCCTGCTGTACACGGCCGTGATCGAGGCGAGCGGAACGGCGCTGCTGGCGCTGCGGTTCGTGCCGGAGTTCGGGTGGGGGCAGGGCCTGTACTACAGCGTGTATCACGCCGTCATGGCGTTCAACAACGCGGGCTTCACGCTGCTGCCGCAGGGGCTCACGCCGTACGTGGCGGACCCGCTGGTGAGCGTGGTGGTGCCGGTGCTGGTGATCCTGGGCGGGACGGGGTTCCTGGTGCAGGCGAACATCCTGGGTCACCTGCGGGACCGGCGGCGGCAGCATCTGCTGGTGCACAGCCGCATCGTGCTGAGCGTCATGGCGGTGCTGCTGGTGGGCGGGACGGCGCTGTTCGCGCTGCTGGAGTGGAGCAATCCGCGAACGCTGGGGCCGCTCGGGGTGGGCGCGAAAGTACTCGCGAGCTTCTTTCACAGCGTGTCGCCGCGCACGGCGGGCTTCAACACCCTGGATTACGAGCTGATGCGGCCCGCGACGCTGTTCCTGACGATCCTCCTGATGTTCATCGGCGCGAACCCCGGCTCGACGGGCGGCGGCATCAAGACGAGCACGGCCTTCGTGATGCTGGGCAGCGCGTGGAACATGGTGCGCGGGCGCGGCGAGCTGATCGCGTTCCGGCGGCGGCTGGATCAGGAGACGGTGCTGCGCGCGCTGAGCGTGACGCTGCTGTCGACCGTGATCGTGGGCGTGGCCCTGATGCTGATGCTGGCCCTGAACAGCGACCCGCGCCTGGATTTCCTGCACCTGACCTTCGAGACGGTGAGCGCCTTCGCGACGGCGGGACTGTCCATGAACGCCACGCCCGACACGAACGCCGCGCAGCGCGTGCTGCTGCTGCTGCTCATGTACGTGGGGCGCATCGGGCCGCTCACGTTCGCGGTGGCGTTCAACAGCAGCGTCCGCGTGCGCGACGTGAACTACCCGCCGGAACGCGACATCCTGGTCGGCTGA
- a CDS encoding potassium channel family protein, whose amino-acid sequence MKSKQCLVIGLGRFGTAVATTLYEMGHEVVAVDTNEDNVENVTNLVTHAAVLDATEERALKAIGVADFDVVVVGIGTDVQAAILATMNAKSLGAPYVVTKAIDEMARRVLERIGADLVIRPEHDSGVRIARQIATPNLVDTLDLGSDHAIVELEANERIRGNLRDVNLTGRFGVQVIAIKRGGKVEISPRAEEELRAHDKLVVIGLAHAIDDLRRYLGG is encoded by the coding sequence ATGAAGAGCAAACAATGTCTGGTGATCGGTCTGGGCCGCTTCGGGACGGCGGTCGCCACGACCCTCTACGAGATGGGTCACGAGGTCGTGGCGGTCGACACCAACGAGGACAACGTCGAGAACGTCACGAACCTCGTCACGCACGCGGCCGTGCTGGACGCGACCGAGGAGCGCGCCCTGAAGGCCATCGGGGTGGCGGACTTCGACGTGGTGGTGGTGGGCATCGGGACGGACGTGCAGGCGGCCATCCTGGCGACCATGAACGCCAAGAGTCTCGGTGCGCCGTACGTGGTCACCAAGGCGATCGACGAGATGGCGCGCCGCGTGCTGGAACGCATCGGGGCGGACCTCGTGATCCGGCCGGAGCACGACAGCGGCGTGCGGATCGCGCGGCAGATCGCCACGCCGAACCTGGTGGACACGCTCGACCTGGGCAGCGATCACGCGATCGTGGAGCTGGAAGCGAACGAACGCATTCGCGGCAACCTGCGCGACGTGAACCTCACGGGCCGGTTCGGGGTGCAGGTGATCGCCATCAAGCGCGGCGGGAAGGTGGAGATCTCGCCGCGTGCCGAGGAGGAACTGCGCGCGCACGACAAGCTGGTCGTGATCGGTCTGGCGCACGCCATCGACGATCTGCGCCGGTACCTGGGCGGCTGA
- a CDS encoding TetR/AcrR family transcriptional regulator — MESASLRERQKERRRARIYGVAIELFKQGGFQTTTATDIAKASNVSRGTFFNYYPYKEAVLLDYGSAVVEELRALAESRLAEGTPPATVLQEVWMRLAEQNEHERDLIPPLAYEVLNPDPERARIAYQALPLGKVIEMILRPMQQAGQLRSDLSLSRMSNLIADTYLMIALRWSAYGGGRSLQEEMRLTLSFLMDGVMRR; from the coding sequence ATGGAATCAGCATCGCTGCGAGAGCGGCAGAAAGAGCGTCGTCGCGCCCGCATCTACGGCGTTGCCATCGAACTGTTCAAGCAGGGCGGCTTTCAGACGACGACCGCCACCGACATCGCCAAGGCGAGCAACGTCTCGCGCGGTACCTTCTTCAATTACTACCCCTACAAGGAGGCGGTGCTGCTCGACTACGGCAGCGCCGTGGTGGAGGAACTGCGCGCGCTCGCCGAGTCGCGCCTCGCGGAGGGCACGCCGCCCGCCACAGTGCTGCAGGAAGTCTGGATGCGCCTCGCGGAGCAGAACGAGCACGAGCGCGACCTGATCCCGCCGCTCGCGTACGAGGTGCTGAATCCCGACCCGGAACGCGCCCGGATCGCGTATCAGGCCCTGCCGCTCGGAAAGGTCATCGAGATGATCCTGCGCCCCATGCAGCAGGCCGGACAGCTGCGCAGCGACCTGAGCCTGAGCCGCATGAGCAACCTGATCGCGGATACGTACCTGATGATCGCGCTGCGCTGGAGCGCCTACGGCGGCGGCCGGTCCCTGCAGGAGGAGATGCGGCTCACGCTGAGCTTCCTGATGGACGGCGTGATGCGCCGCTGA
- a CDS encoding ATP cone domain-containing protein: MIEGELYIGNAEQHWPFSRGLVVESLLNAGANPAAAVTVARSVEQALHVSDAHYTSADELKTLMTRFSRQLLPPDVTREVERQVAAFQDIIVQTQKRELPFSRGVLARSLEDLGLAPREAYSVASQVDLWLRRDGVQRISADEIDDLTERILGEQYGNQMRLTYRFLRYNRGRLGVFTSESTLPTPFSKGILVQSLLAAGVPPDYARKVARSTQRQLRGADDRVVDRAQIREKVEELLRGEVGPEVAARYRLLRVIRKPPRPLVVLLGGVSGTGKSLLASEIAYRLGISRIVSTDSIREVMRAMVSPALIPTLHASTFNAWEALVPPEQDSPEHPSERQLLAGFREQVQQVSVGLGAVVRRSLAEGVSMVLEGVHLVPGYLPTEEFGAAIVVPLLITLPSDDEHRSHFESRALESRQQRPRTRYMKYFDEIRAMQGYLERLAEQLNVPRLDGLSLDESADRAVGLVLQRVLAELSAQERADLLGNAEASAVAARQENE, translated from the coding sequence TTGATCGAGGGTGAACTGTACATCGGGAACGCCGAGCAGCACTGGCCGTTCTCGCGGGGACTGGTGGTGGAATCCCTGCTGAACGCCGGAGCGAACCCGGCGGCGGCCGTCACGGTGGCCCGCAGCGTCGAGCAGGCCCTGCACGTCAGCGACGCGCACTACACCAGCGCCGACGAGCTCAAGACCCTGATGACCCGGTTCAGCCGTCAGCTGCTGCCGCCGGACGTGACGCGCGAGGTGGAACGGCAGGTGGCGGCCTTTCAGGACATCATCGTGCAGACGCAGAAGCGTGAACTGCCGTTCTCGCGCGGCGTGCTGGCCCGCAGCCTGGAGGACCTGGGTCTCGCGCCGCGCGAGGCTTACTCCGTGGCGAGTCAGGTGGACCTGTGGCTGCGCCGTGACGGCGTGCAGCGCATCTCCGCCGACGAGATCGACGACCTGACCGAACGCATTCTCGGCGAGCAGTACGGCAACCAGATGCGCCTCACGTACCGCTTCCTGCGCTACAACCGCGGGCGGCTCGGCGTGTTCACCAGCGAGAGCACCCTGCCGACCCCCTTCTCGAAAGGCATCCTGGTGCAGTCGCTGCTGGCGGCGGGCGTGCCGCCCGACTACGCCCGCAAGGTGGCGCGCAGCACGCAGCGGCAGCTGCGCGGCGCGGACGACCGCGTGGTGGACCGCGCGCAGATCCGCGAGAAGGTCGAGGAACTCCTGCGCGGCGAGGTCGGCCCGGAGGTCGCGGCCCGCTACCGTCTGCTGCGCGTGATCCGCAAACCGCCCCGCCCGCTCGTGGTGCTGCTGGGCGGCGTGAGCGGCACCGGCAAGAGCCTGCTCGCGTCCGAGATCGCGTACCGGCTCGGCATCTCGCGCATCGTGTCTACCGACTCGATCCGCGAGGTGATGCGTGCCATGGTGAGCCCGGCCCTCATCCCGACGCTGCACGCCAGCACCTTCAACGCCTGGGAGGCCCTCGTGCCGCCCGAGCAGGACTCCCCCGAGCACCCCAGCGAACGGCAGCTGCTGGCAGGCTTCCGTGAACAGGTGCAGCAGGTGAGCGTGGGCCTGGGCGCCGTCGTGCGCCGCAGCCTCGCGGAGGGCGTGAGCATGGTGCTGGAGGGCGTGCACCTCGTGCCCGGCTACCTGCCGACCGAGGAGTTCGGCGCGGCCATCGTCGTGCCGCTCCTCATCACGCTGCCGAGCGACGACGAGCACCGCAGCCACTTCGAGTCGCGCGCCCTGGAGAGCCGTCAGCAGCGGCCCCGCACGCGCTACATGAAGTACTTCGACGAGATCCGCGCCATGCAGGGCTACCTGGAACGCCTCGCGGAACAGCTGAACGTGCCGCGCCTGGACGGCCTGAGCCTCGACGAGTCCGCCGACCGCGCGGTCGGACTGGTGTTGCAGCGCGTCCTGGCGGAACTGTCCGCGCAGGAACGCGCCGACCTGCTCGGGAACGCCGAGGCGAGCGCCGTGGCCGCGAGGCAGGAGAACGAGTAG
- a CDS encoding response regulator yields the protein MPQNLKTIRILMAEDNDMDVFLVREAFDQGRLAVHLDVTENGVDALAYLRREGQYADRPRPDLVMLDINMPRLDGLSTLKAIREDPDLRTLPVIMLTTSDAETDVLRSYESFANAYIVKPISMDNFFSVIRTFEDFWFSVVRLPQVPAGT from the coding sequence ATGCCACAGAACCTGAAAACAATCCGCATCCTGATGGCCGAGGACAACGACATGGACGTGTTCCTCGTCCGTGAAGCCTTCGACCAGGGCCGTCTGGCCGTGCACCTCGACGTGACCGAGAACGGCGTGGACGCCCTCGCGTACCTGCGCCGCGAGGGTCAGTACGCGGACCGGCCCCGCCCGGACCTCGTGATGCTCGACATCAACATGCCGCGCCTCGACGGACTCAGCACCCTGAAGGCCATCCGTGAAGACCCGGACCTGCGGACCCTGCCGGTCATCATGCTGACCACCTCGGACGCCGAGACGGACGTGCTGCGCAGCTACGAGAGCTTCGCGAACGCGTACATCGTCAAGCCGATCAGCATGGACAACTTCTTCTCGGTCATCCGCACCTTCGAGGACTTCTGGTTCTCGGTCGTGCGCCTCCCGCAGGTGCCCGCCGGAACCTGA